From the Anoplopoma fimbria isolate UVic2021 breed Golden Eagle Sablefish chromosome 14, Afim_UVic_2022, whole genome shotgun sequence genome, one window contains:
- the LOC129102691 gene encoding zinc finger and BTB domain-containing protein 26-like, whose amino-acid sequence MSSSSDTLRFCFPTHGDSILSKINALREQQRFCDITLVLGGPRGTTVQPPHFCGHRAVLAASSDFLRDQFLLHEGRAELSVGVFSSVEVGKRLLQSCYTGLLEVPLRELVSYLTAASALQMSQVVERCAQAVSQYLSPTLAFLKPEIRPAEEKDTRQLDSDRRDTSFRNQEERDSAQPTASSQESRTEEGGEVVIQSKSRFSQVAKMDELVDSSENQEEEAEGEQSKEEELFSLEAELQECGELIDSRLLCLSEAHLPKSHCSGDELTEGSDSVLIQRPYLCRRCDRVFQHLESYAGHLKQHRQYLCLVCGKGFSQRSNLARHTRVHTRVKPFRCPLCHKTFSHKATLQDHLNLHTGDKPHKCKYCAVLFQHKPGLRRHLKDIHGKSSLQNMLEEAVHSYCH is encoded by the exons ATGTCCAGCTCCTCTGACACCCTACGGTTTTGTTTCCCCACCCACGGTGACTCCATCCTCAGCAAAATCAACGCTCTAAGGGAGCAGCAGCGCTTCTGTGATATAACACTCGTCCTCGGGGGTCCACGAGGCACCACTGTTCAGCCTCCCCACTTCTGCGGTCACAGAGCGGTGCTTGCAGCGTCCTCAGACTTCTTACGTGACCAATTCCTGCTCCACGAAGGCCGGGCCGAGCTGAGTGTGGGTGTATTTTCCAGTGTGGAGGTTGGCAAGAGACTTCTCCAGTCATGCTACACCGGGCTCTTAGAG GTCCCTCTGAGAGAACTGGTGAGCTACTTGACTGCCGCCAGTGCGCTCCAGATGAGTCAGGTGGTGGAGAGGTGTGCCCAGGCCGTCTCGCAGTACCTCAGTCCCACACTGGCTTTCTTGAAACCAGAGATACGCCCAGCAGAGGAGAAGGACACCCGGCAGCTAGATAGTGACCGGCGAGATACCAGCTTCAGAAATCAGGAGGAAAGGGATTCAGCTCAGCCCACCGCCAGCAGCCAGGAATCACGTACGGAGGAAGGAGGTGAGGTTGTGATTCAGTCCAAGTCGAGGTTCAGTCAAGTAGCCAAGATGGATG AATTGGTTGACAGTTCTGAGAACCAGGAGGAAGAAGCGGAGGGTGAGCAAAGCAAAGAGGAAGAATTGTTTTCgctggaagctgaactgcaaGAATGTGGCGAGTTGATAGACTCCCGTCTGCTCTGCCTCTCTGAAGCACATCTGCCAAAGAGTCATTGCTCTGGTGATGAGCTCACAGAGGGCTCCGACAGCGTGTTGATCCAGAGGCCGTACCTGTGCAGGAGATGTGACAGAGTCTTCCAACATCTGGAGAGCTATGCGGGCCACCTGAAGCAGCACAGACAGTACCTGTGTTTGGTCTGCGGGAAAGGCTTTTCCCAGAGGAGTAACCTGGCCCGCCACACGCGCGTCCACACTCGGGTCAAGCCTTTTCGATGCCCGCTGTGCCACAAGACATTTTCCCATAAGGCCACGCTGCAAGACCACCTCAATTTGCACACGGGGGATAAGCCCCATAAGTGTAAATACTGTGCTGTGCTCTTCCAACATAAGCCAGGCCTCAGGCGCCACCTGAAGGACATTCATGGTAAGAGTAGCCTGCAAAACATGCTTGAGGAGGCTGTGCACTCATACTGTCATTAA